The Gavia stellata isolate bGavSte3 chromosome 1, bGavSte3.hap2, whole genome shotgun sequence DNA segment ACCCAACATGTTCTATGGAGGTGGTGACAGGAACTCGCAACTTTCCTCTTACCAGCTGAACCCTCTACTGCAACAAGGTGAGACCATGGGCATCATTTCAGAGGGAAATCAGGATGAGAAACAGGTAACTCCTCGGGGAGGTTCAGCAGTGAGGCTTTAGCCTCTCTACTACGAAAGAAAGATGTTCCTAGCATGACTGCATGTCCTAGCATGACAGCTCTGCTACATCTCTAGCGTACTATAGACTTGCCTGGGTGGATAAATAGAGCCTATCCATCTTAAGTGTCTTGCTAGGCTCAGTGCTGGATGAAGTAGTTTAATGCTAGCTACGGTACATCTGTGCTACACCCCAGCGACAGCAGGGTAAATATACCCAGCTTATCTCACTTCATGTGGTAGAGGAGGGTACTGTCTCTTTGTTCTGCTGTGCTGGTCACGGTCAACTCCTTATAGCCAAAATTGACATGACAAGTGAGGTGCAATTTGTTTGAGTTCTTATCAAATGTCTAGTCTTCAAATGATTAAGGGCAAACTGCCTTCTGTGCAATAGATCTAGCCTGCATGCAGCAGAAAATGGACTCTTTAATGAACCAGGAAGAATTTGCCACTTGTTCTGCCCCAAAATTGCTTGTATTAGTGGTATTTATTTGTAACTTTAATGGAGGAGGGAAGATGGAGTCTCTGAAGTCCTATAGaaataagtaataaaataaCTTATTACCAGTAATATTATTTAATCGCCCAAGGAAAATAGGGGTATTCAATATAATGACTTCTCAAATAAATAGAAcatatttttcatctgaaattaGCTTTTCATCACTGTACAGCAGTCACAGATTTACTCTGTGTCTGAAGAGTTTTAACTGTTGTTTGAAGAAATAGTTTGCTACCATCTTAGATGCTAGATTCAAGATgtttgaatatatatttttttagcCCGCTAGTTAATTCTACAGTTACCATTTTTCCTAGCCAGGGGCACCAGTTTTCCTTAGGAAGATCTGGTGACTAAGCCACCATGATTTAAGACAGAATGCGCTTCTCAAGGAAATCCATGTGCATACTGGCAGAAAATGGGCAAGTAAGTTCCTCAGGCAGTTTCTTAGCTTGAGTTTTCACAGTCCTCGAATCTCCTGTGCTTAAGTTTCCCTTTAATTTGTTTCAGGTCAGCTTTTTAGAGATGTTGGGTAGAAGGGACCTCTAAGGTCATCTAGTCCTACCttttgctcaaagcaggactgTCACCAACCTCAGTCACATTAGCTGTGGCTTTGTCCAGCTGAGTCTTGGAAACctgcaaggatggagattccatGACTTCTTTGGGTAACTGTTCCAGAGCTGGACCAGTCTCCTAGTGAAGAAACTTCTCCATTTGCTACTTAGatctatacatacatatgtgtgtatgtgtgcatttatatacaaaaaaatcttcttaaTTTGCAGTATTGGTTCATATTTCTTCCCGTTCAATGAGCTATAAGAGGAAACACTATGaactttctctgatttttttttttttttttttactaaagtTTGGTATCAGTGCTGTAGGAAAAAATGTTCCTCTCTCTAAATACATAAACTATATTTCCAGGTGTGCTGGATGACTTTGATTTCTTGCCTCTGTGCTGCCCAAACACAGATCATGCTGCAACTTAGTAGTTACTACTCTTTGCACTGTGCCTTGTGTGGTCTGGATGTGCTGGTTCTGGTGCTTGAGACTTGCGCAGCTCTTGCagtgaggaggagcaggagaagagaggatCAAAAGGGACTCAGCCAGGATCGTTAGTGCAGAAGGGCCCTCTCTTTATTGTTTCCCCTTGACTTGCTGCGTTCTCCTGTGTTTTTATCCTTAGATGTGTCTCTGCAGAACAGTCTGCCACTGGTGCAGCCACAAGCTCAGCTTTCCGCTAACAAGGGTGTTTTGGACTATCTGGAGTCTGAAATCCAAAACCTTAACATGTCACAGCTCCGGCCACCTTCCCACCAGCGGCAGGCTGTGCAGCCCAGCTTGCTGTCCTCCCTGGGCTCCGAGATCATGCCACCTCCTCTCGCTGATCATGTCTCCTCCATCCATGGGAGCAGCAACTCCTCACGGCCACAGAGAGCTGCCCGCACCCCCAGACCCTGGGACTCTGGAGCAGAGGACAGGAGGGAAAACCGGAGGTGGCCCTTGCCTTCCAGTGGGGATTCTCATTCCAGCTACAGTCGGGAGCCCTGGGACAGACAGCAAGAGGACCATCCTCAGAGGCAGAGGACAGGCGGCTACAATGGCAGGCCCCAGCACTCCAGACGGGATGTGTCACCCCCACGCCAGGCTGAGAGgggcaagagcagcagcagcagctgcagtttcTATCCAGAGGAGGCCAAGGAGCACTCCAGCCACCATCGGGGCTGGAGACAGGAGCCCGCAGGGAGGCGAGACTACCAGCACCACACTAGGAAAAGCAATAACTCAGGTCAGCGGCGGCACAGCTACTCTCCCCCTTCTCGACGGGGATCGTGGAGCTCCTCAGAAGAGCAAGTCCGTCCCCCAGCGACAAACCGCAGGCGCGGGCACCGGTCTCGGGAATGGCCCGAAGATAAACCCCCCAGTTATCGCTCATTAGAAGTCATCCCAGGTCGggagaagaagcaaaaaagcaGCGCAGGGCCACGCTCGGTGAGTCAGCTGCCTTTTTGCTTTCCCATCTAAGGGAAGAGGTGGTTTTTGGAGAGTGAGAGTGAATACTTGTTACTTTCTGCAGCCTGTTGTCTTTCAAACAGAGGGCAAGGAGCACTGGGTGCCCTGCACAGCTTGGTTATGAAGAGGCTGCTGAGTTTGCTGCCTTCAGACATGTGTTGCATGGCTATAGAGTGTTCGGGGCAAAGTGAGCAGTCAAATAAAGTAGGTCCCCTATCACATCCCACACCAGGTGACATTATACCCTCCCACTCCTGTCCCCACCTAGGGGCATTTGGGGCTCTATGTATGTGTTGGTGGTAGAATAGCTATTCTAGCATTGCCTTGGGAGAAAGCACTTCCAGAGTAGGCAGCAGTACTGAGTATCCCATTGCAACCCTCTCTGGTGTTGGTTTACTTCTGATTTAACATGTGCATGATTCTCCTATTATCAATCtctaatatttaatttttatagtATCTTGGTGGTATTTTTAAGATGGTTTATATGGGAAAGCATCCAGGTAAGATGCCTAAAGCTACATGGAATAGGCTTTAAGATCATGGGTAGCTATAGTGGTGAGAAACATGTGATCCTCCAGGCTAGGTAGAAGAGGATGGCTCGCTTGTTGGGACTCCTGAGAACTGAACATGCATTATGTGGGCAGTGAACAGCTATTGTTCACAGCTCATCTTGTCAGTTTACACTGGGACTAGATTTCAGGTAGCAACCTAAGTGTGAAAAGCTTCATATCCAATTGCTAGTCTCCAAGTTAGACAGTGTATTCCCCCTTaaaaaatgaaggctttttaaaataaaaaaatgttaagtgtCCCTTATCACATATATGCGGAATTTTACCAGGTGGGAGTCTTCTCAAAGGGCTGTATTTTGCACATTATCATTTTCCCTTCTGAATTTTGGAAAGAGTGCGGTTCTAGTCCCAGCTGGGATGTGTGTACGTATGAATGGGTTTTTTATGGTGCTCAGAGCAGGTAGGAAAACATATGATTTCCATTCTTCCTTCCTTGTTCCtgaatcttttattttctcttgcaggACAGAGGAAGTTCCCACAGCGGAAGAAGCATAGTCATTTAATGCCAGTACTGAAAGAACTAAGACTCCCACTGGACTCCTCTTAGCTTTTCTACTACGTAGGTTGGGATGGCTGCTTTTGATTGAACAGACAACCAGCaaaaaaacagatgaagcaGCTTCCCTTTAGACTTAGAACTCCGAAGAATCAATGTCTAGTGCTCATGAAAGCAATACATAACCCATTTTTATTCTTGCTGTGATTTGGAAACTTAGGTTTGCAATGGGCTGTGGTCCGTTGAAAACATTCTGTTGGAAACAGCagattttttctgtaaatggtATATTCCCAGTCTTCAAAGAGATACCAGTTGTCTTTGTTAGGTGCCCTGGCACTGCAAGGAGCACAGTCCATAGAATGCTCGTCCTTTGCACACCAGTTACTGGAGAAGGGCTCCAATGATCACAGAGTTGTAAAGTCGCAGGACagtagaataatttaggttggaggaggcctctggaggtcatctgatCCGGTCCCCTGGGACTTTGGTGTAGGGAGGCACAGCATCTCCTTTCTAAGGCCCTCTGTTGTGCTTCACAATGTGTAAtgcttgctgcttctgcctggctgctcagCATAGTTGGGGCAGTTGCTTCCTTTTGTCTCCAGTAAGCCTCTCTCCCAAACACAAGGATCACAGTGTTGGAAGGATGTTTGACTGCCTTAATAAGGGCTCACTAGCAGCTTATCCACCCTGTACTGACTGAAACAACCTGCCCTACTTTAAGCTTAGACCTTAGTGCCTTAAAAGATACTTCTTCTAGCCTTTAACCCAGACTTGAATTTATTTCTAAACTTAAAGGGCTAAATCTACCAAGGTTTAGTCATCCCTACAGAGACTGAGCAAATTATGACTACTGTCCCTCACACCGTGTACAGAATTTCTTTCAACTCTAGGAAGCATGACTTTGGTGGATATATCTTTCCTAAGCCATGTActcttttccatgctttttatattctcccttttctctctgtgccATGTATCATATACATGGGGTGGGATAAAGGGCTCTGAAGAAGTCTTACAGTCACCATTTTTACTAGTGTCCTTGATCTTTACCCTGACATTTATACCAACTCTGTATATGTGGTGCATCTGATCTGTAGCAAGATTGCAGGGTTTTCTCATCTCTTACCTTGCAACTAGAACACAGAATTTCTGTATCCTCTGAGACCGGTTGCGAAGGAGAACAACTTGCTGTTTCTCCTTGATGTGATTCATccactgttttcatttaaaatgcgTTGGAAAAAGAGAGGTTCTCTGGATGCTGGCTGCTTCCACAGGAAACTGGCTTGCCAAAGGCATTTCTTGGATTCAAGAGACTCAACTGTTGGCAAGGAGCTTTTGGAGCATCTTATGAATTATTTTGTAACCCAGAGGCACTAGAGATTGGCCAGTATCAATGACTGTATTGCCTAGCTTATTTCCCAACCAGTGCCGCATGGGACACTCACTACTGTTTGTTCTTTAATGTCCCAATTACTGATGTGCTTATGCTTTCCCTTGGAAGACCGACTTGGAGAGGCTTTCACATTGCccacctcctttttttcttttctttggacAATGATGGGAAACATCATG contains these protein-coding regions:
- the ILDR1 gene encoding immunoglobulin-like domain-containing receptor 1 — its product is MAPRGRCWWALLLVWLPAGCLSLLVTVQDVERYTTLFATVVLKCDYSTSAQLQDVVVTWRFKSFCKDPIFDYYSVSYQAGLALGQDPSDDCNDSQRKVRIVIQKYGQKEPVLGIDYQQRKITIQNRADLVISEVMWWDHGVYYCTVEAPGDTSGDADKEVKLIVLHWLTVLLIILGGLLLLLLIGVCWCQCCPQYCCCHIPCVCCPTRCCCNEEVLQRHRFMKQAQALAPWMSPNMFYGGGDRNSQLSSYQLNPLLQQDVSLQNSLPLVQPQAQLSANKGVLDYLESEIQNLNMSQLRPPSHQRQAVQPSLLSSLGSEIMPPPLADHVSSIHGSSNSSRPQRAARTPRPWDSGAEDRRENRRWPLPSSGDSHSSYSREPWDRQQEDHPQRQRTGGYNGRPQHSRRDVSPPRQAERGKSSSSSCSFYPEEAKEHSSHHRGWRQEPAGRRDYQHHTRKSNNSGQRRHSYSPPSRRGSWSSSEEQVRPPATNRRRGHRSREWPEDKPPSYRSLEVIPGREKKQKSSAGPRSDRGSSHSGRSIVI